The Cyanobacteriota bacterium DNA window TGTCACAGGTGTTGCCCCAGAAATTCTAGCTGCGTTGATAGCCGCTAACGATGGAGCAGCCATGCCCTATGGTGCCGACGACTGGACCCAACGCTTAACTACTCGGTTTTGTGAGTTATTTGAGCGGGAGGTAGCT harbors:
- a CDS encoding beta-eliminating lyase-related protein encodes the protein MNFCSDNVTGVAPEILAALIAANDGAAMPYGADDWTQRLTTRFCELFEREVA